In the genome of Mytilus edulis chromosome 14, xbMytEdul2.2, whole genome shotgun sequence, the window aattaactttgacagaatttcaaatgtacaaaataagCAAAGTATCACAACATATGAAATCAAAAAGGAagtttaatagtttattttttttggattttctcTGCATCCTTCCAATAAAGATGTCAGATGTCATTAAGAAAATAAAGTTCTTCAATCTTGTCCATTAATCTGTTTCTGTTTAATTTACTCCTTCTTTTTTTCCTGTAAAGAGAAAAAATAATCACTCgttaaatttgaattgaaattgtAGAGTTCTATAAAAACACAGCAGATTGAGAGAAGAATTCAGATTCTCAACTATTGGTGGATGTCAAGTACTTATTGTGCCCCACATAGGGCCTTATGATTTTCAGTCCATCCCGACTCGGATTCTTAAAGtgtttggttaaggtagtttttgatgaagttgaaggccaatcaacttgatacttagtacacatattccctatgatatgatctttcttaatAGGAGTTTTGacccccaatttcacagtccactgaaaaTAGTCATAGTTGTTCACTCTCATAAATATCATTCAATTTCATGTGGTCCTAAGTAACAACCCAATATTTTGTTCAGTTAAGTATTGTAAAGGACTCATAGCCGATTTTTTAATAATAAGTCTAAGTTGTCTAACGGCATTAACAGCGTTTTATCAGTTTTAATTCTTTGGTCAAAGAACATTTTGAAATCTTTGAAAACATGATAGGCCACAAAATAAATCCATGAAACTGTGTCACTAAAATATTACTGCTATAACTCTATGCACAAAAGCGGTAATTAAACCTAAACAATTTTGAATCTATCTAGTGATGTCAGTCTTTGCCAAACTGTAATAGGGTTTGTCTAACCgcaaaagaaatttgaaattaattGCTATATATTAAACCAAAAAATCCATTAAAATTCTGTCTGACCGAACGATATTTTGTCGGACATTTTGTCAAACAGACAGAGTTTGGGATACACTGTGATGTAAGACATTATCTTTTTGAACTGGCTAATTATTTTACTAACTTACCTTTTTGCCTAAGATGATCATCAGTTTACGGAAGATGTTGATGAAGTCCAGGAACAAATCCACACTATGCCTGCAATAACAATAGGTTTAGAAATGTTATTTGATTTTACTTACCATGCTTACAAAATGTTTAGAAATATTATTTGCAGttcattatctttttaaaatttaacaatgTATGTAATTTTGACCCAATGATTGATGGATTGTTGCTTGCTTAACATTTAGGATGAATATTCTGATCTTTCATCAGTTACTGTACTTTCAATATGATTTTATATGTAACACTATATGTCTACAGTCTTTATCTTAAGTGTGTATTGTTTTTTATTCATCTTCATTGGCTATATTTACCGTCAAATCCACATGTCTTAGGATGCCATTTTGAAATGCTCCAATTCTCAATGGCTCCATTAATAcaatataatcttaaatttaaCTGAAGTAACCTCAAAAATGCTGTTTCAATCAGTTTTAACCCTTTtccatggatattttttttttaaaatacttgattcgcataggattattaaaaaaaaaatcaaaaaatcatcaggtttaaagtattgaTGCATTGCGAAAAACGATTATTTCAACAATGAAATCCCAGTCAAAGattctcatgaatatcctttttttatataagatacaAATTTTTTAAGTCTGATAAAGTTTTTTCGTAGGTGAGACGTTTCAACTGAGTCACTACACAGGCATTAAAAGgagtcattatggagtaaagggccaaaaggcgtcattatggagtaaagggccaaaaggcgtcattatggagaaAAGGGTTTACCCTGATCTGAATCATACCAAATAAATAAACtttcttgtcatttttttcatttgtatgacaatACAGTTGTATGTTTTGCCATGATGTTTTTGCACAAAATCATTCATGACATTTTAcagaattttatttcattttcaaataatacATTATTAAAAGCAATTATGTACAATTTTCTTTTGTAATGCTTTTGTGACTTTCTAATTGGCAACAGAAAGTTTTCAACTAGTAACTTCAGTACTGGTAATCCATTAAGTTTATGTAGTGGTGCACTGATTATCTGAACCATCCATTAATTGGTTAATCTTGGTTACTTGGTTCGTTGATTGGTTTGAAGTGTGTACTGATTTCTATTTTGGCCTATATAGTACTGAGCCTCGAGGTCTGTTTTAATATACATGATACCAAGGGAAGGCATATACCTACATCTCAAATGTACTTTACATACATTTCACAGGGCCTTCCCTGGATATCATGCACATTGTAAGTGTAAATTGACAGATGTTAGAAACattgtttgttctttttaaataagattttaattaaataataatttaccaGATAAAGTCATCGTCTCCATTACGTTTTTTCTCAACAATAAGTTGTGTGTCGTACAGGACAAAGgcacagaaaatcaataatccaGCATGGAGGTAtaactaaaaatagaaaaaaaccaagATAAAATCTACAAATATGACTATTGGATAATTGTACAGCATAATTCCAATATAACTTGTTTTTAATCTGTAATTTTTTACATCTATTTTCAAGTTTTGCCAAGGCTTTCAAGGTCTTACACAACACCTGCACATGGAgatgtattttaaaatttcaaccaGAATCTAAACAAAATTTGTGGTACAATGAGAGGTAAATATAATGTCCGACTcccattataacatgtataaatgtttaatacatgtacaaaatgtacatgcatgacatgtagaAGTACTTATCTAAATACAGTCATAAtatcaatttctgtgtcattttggtctttttgtaattgtaaattttaccacatcttctaagCCACCAATTCCCTCTAGTAACATGGCAAGATTTGAGTAAATTATTGATATAACTACTAAGACAATTCAGACAAAGCAGCCCCGTGATAACATGTTAAGATCTGAGTAAATTATTGATATAACAAACTTACATCCCAAATCATCTGAGACACTGAACCCCCTCATAACATGGTAAGATCTGAGTAAATTATTGATATAACAAACTTACATCCCAAATCATCTGAGACACTGAACCCCCTCATAACATGGTAAGATCTGAGTAaattattgatataacaaaattacATCCCAAATCATCTGAGACACTGAACCCCCTCATAACATGTTAAGATCTGAGTAAATTATTGATATAACAAACTTACATCCCAAATCATCTGAGACACTGAACCCCCTCATAACATGGTAAGATCTGAGTAAATTATTGATATAACAAACTTACATCCCAAATCATCTGAGACACTGAACCCCCTCATAACATGGTAAGATCTGAGTAAATTATTGATATAACAAACTTACATCCCAAATCATCTGAGACACTGAACCCCCTCATAACATGGTAAGATCTTAGTAAATTATTGATATAACAAACTTACATCCCAAATCATCTGAGACTGGAAGAAAATGTTCATGAATCCCAACAGCATCAACCAACTAAGTCCAGACATCAGAAACCCTGAAAAATACAGTTTCACGCTCACTATGATTATCTGAACATACAGTGATTTTAAATGCACTTCATAtaacatatttaattaaatttctcTAAATAAAATGCAAACTATTGCAAGTTCATAggagttttctttcttttttaactaCCTGCGAGTAAAGTTTGACAGCaatatttgttgaaattattCGCTGATGTATGTATCGTCATGATCATGTACATCATTGAACATGTGTATGATGTGTATGGACAATGTGAATGCAATTTACAATTACACATTATTACATGTATGACTTCTAGATCTAGAGTGGGTGTCTAATAAAGTTAAGATATTATATACAGAAAAGCTAAACACATTTATGCCTTATAAGATTTCtttgcatttttgttttcaacaaatGATCAAATCTTTTCATCTAAATTATCTGTAAACCAACAACTTTCCAAATGTATCTTCAGACTTAAATGCTAACAGAATATCTGTACTTACCACCCATGTATAAAAAGGTTCTATCTGTGTTGTATAATGCAGCCaaagaaaaactgacaaaaatcaCAGTAGTGGCCATAAAGGCTGTTGCTATTATgctgaaaataaaacataaacaatattaatattaatatcaaGATGAGGTGAACTCATGTGCGATTCTTTATAATGGATTTACTGGTAATCATATGaaaacttaaattattttttaatctggTGGATTCAATGGCTGACTATTAAAGCAGTGTGAGTTTAGGTCATTGTTGAAGGAGATACTGTGAcataagttgtctcattggatgTCATCAATGACTTACAATGAACATTGTTAGTGACCTAAGGTTGCTTACATGAACATCAATAGATTTTAGAGGATATTTGTCTcattcagtgttctccccagaattttcaaataacaacttggaaattaacattgcactggttttccaaaaaaatatactACCATGGACCCtatatatattctataataaCATCATCCAAGATA includes:
- the LOC139502529 gene encoding probable Bax inhibitor 1, whose product is MTSTRRRNDEFLPAALFKFDHIERNVQEHLKKVYGTLSIAMIAAGVGAYVHLFTGLMRHSFLTSIASIGLMIWLAMTHHSKETQMKRMAIFTGFTFFSGMSLGPVMDWVIDIDPSIIATAFMATTVIFVSFSLAALYNTDRTFLYMGGFLMSGLSWLMLLGFMNIFFQSQMIWDLYLHAGLLIFCAFVLYDTQLIVEKKRNGDDDFIWHSVDLFLDFINIFRKLMIILGKKEKKKE